A single region of the Candidatus Cloacimonadota bacterium genome encodes:
- a CDS encoding PIN domain-containing protein, translating to MKVLVDTSVWSLALRRKEENMNEVEKEILNELVELIKETRVVMVGPVRQEILSGIKSQNQFKKLKSKLSAFSDLPINSEDYEKAAEFYNTLMSKGVQGSFIDFLLCAVSYNNDFSIFTTDYDFINFAEHIEIKIHEV from the coding sequence ATGAAAGTTCTGGTAGATACATCAGTATGGTCTCTTGCTCTGCGACGAAAAGAAGAAAACATGAATGAAGTTGAAAAAGAGATATTAAATGAGTTAGTAGAACTAATAAAAGAAACGAGAGTTGTAATGGTCGGTCCGGTTCGACAAGAAATTCTTTCCGGCATTAAATCACAGAATCAATTCAAAAAACTCAAATCAAAACTTTCTGCATTTTCCGATCTGCCGATTAATTCAGAAGATTATGAAAAAGCTGCTGAATTTTATAACACTCTTATGAGTAAAGGTGTTCAAGGTTCTTTCATTGACTTTTTGCTCTGTGCTGTTTCATACAATAACGATTTCTCAATATTCACAACAGATTATGATTTTATAAATTTTGCCGAACATATCGAAATAAAAATTCACGAAGTTTGA